A section of the Ogataea parapolymorpha DL-1 chromosome II, whole genome shotgun sequence genome encodes:
- a CDS encoding Eukaryotic translation initiation factor 2 subunit alpha, with the protein MSTSNCRFYENKYPEVDEVVMVNVQQIAEMGAYVKLLEYDNIEGMVLLSELSRRRIRSIQKLIRVGRNEVAVVLRVDKDKGYIDLSKRRVSSEEIVKCEERFNKSKAVHSILRRCAEKHNIPLEHLYETIAWPLSREYGHAFDAFRISITDPSIFNKITPPSQEVLEELKEHISRRLTPQAIKCRADIEVSCFSYEGINAIKEALAAAESLSTEQNAIKVKLVAAPRYVVTTQSLDKQTGINSLNEAIEKVNQVITKYGGVCDVAMAPKAVTATEDAELQALLERKEMENAMESEDSDEEYDE; encoded by the coding sequence ATGAGCACATCCAACTGCAGATTTTACGAGAACAAATACCCAGAAGTGGACGAGGTCGTGATGGTCAACGTCCAGCAAATTGCTGAGATGGGTGCCTATGTGAAATTGCTGGAGTACGACAACATTGAGGGCATGGTTCTGTTGTCTGAGCTCTCGAGAAGACGTATCAGATCCATCCAGAAGCTTATAAGAGTCGGCAGAAACGAGGTCGCAGTGGTTCTGAGAGtggacaaggacaaggGATACATCGATTTGTCCAAGAGAAGGGTTTCGTCTGAGGAGATTGTGAAGTGCGAGGAAAGATTCAACAAGTCCAAGGCAGTGCACTCTATTTTGAGAAGAtgtgctgaaaaacacaacATCCCACTTGAACACCTGTACGAGACCATTGCATGGCCGTTGAGCAGAGAGTATGGACACGCTTTCGACGCGTTTCGGATCTCGATCACCGATCCTTCTATTTTCAACAAAATAACTCCTCCTTCACAAgaagtgctggaagagctgaaggaACACATTTCTAGAAGACTGACTCCACAGGCGATCAAGTGCAGAGCCGACATCGAGGTGTCCTGTTTTTCATACGAGGGTATCAACGCCATTAAGGAGGCTTTGGCTGCAGCAGAGTCTCTCAGCACAGAACAGAACGCTATCAAGGTGAAGCTGGTGGCTGCTCCAAGGTACGTGGTCACCACGCAGTCGCTGGACAAACAAACAGGAATCAACAGTCTGAATGAGGCTATAGAGAAAGTTAATCAGGTCATCACCAAGTATGGTGGAGTGTGCGATGTGGCCATGGCTCCAAAGGCTGTGACGGCCACCGAGGACGCCGAGTTGCAAGCTCTTTTGGAGAGaaaggagatggagaacGCTATGGAGTCGGAGGActccgacgaggagtacgacgagTAG
- a CDS encoding endosomal P24B protein precursor: MRFLLISLLLLVPTFAHVALLPPRGKQCFFEVLKAQDELAVTFQIGDRAKDSTEQLTADFWIKSPSGRILEKLSDVSHGEVQIKANEPGKFEYCFSNEGSSLQTKDVSFNVHGVVYVDVNDNSDDNLDSSVRKLMELVYDVKNEQNYIVVRERTHRNTAESTNSRVKYWSVFQLIVVILNSLFQVFYLKRFFEVKTAV; the protein is encoded by the coding sequence ATGAGGTTCTTGCTGATTtccctgctgctgcttgtgcCAACATTTGCTCATGTGGCCCTTTTGCCGCCAAGAGGCAAACAATGCTTTTTCGAGGTGCTCAAGGCTCAAGACGAGCTCGCCGTCACGTTCCAGATCGGTGACCGCGCCAAGGACTCGACCGAACAACTCACAGCCGATTTCTGGATCAAGAGTCCTTCTGGCAGAATCTTGGAAAAGCTGAGCGACGTCTCGCATGGTGAGGTTCagatcaaggccaacgagCCTGGAAAGTTCGAGTATTGTTTCTCGAACGAGGGTTCGTCGTTGCAAACAAAAGACGTGTCTTTCAACGTCCACGGCGTGGTGTACGTGGATGTGAACGACAACTCTGACGACAACCTTGACTCCTCGGTTAGAAAGCTTATGGAACTGGTCTACGATGTCAAGAACGAGCAAAACTACATTGTGGTGAGAGAGAGAACACACAGAAACACCGCAGAGAGCACTAACAGCAGAGTGAAGTACTGGTCTGTCTTCCAGCTGATTGTTGTTATTTTGAACTCTCTTTTCCAGGTGTTCTATCTCAAGAGATTCTTCGAGGTCAAGACCGCTGTGTAA
- a CDS encoding Peroxisomal 2,4-dienoyl-CoA reductase, auxiliary enzyme of fatty acid beta-oxidation, translating to MSILDLFSLKGKVVLITGATNGIGKAMAQALYEAGASVILTHRPATDPASTVQFLRDSYPGSEAKIGTIEVDLGEVKIENLEAEIVRPALELSPTGEIDILINNAGITNRETIVDASIEEYHKVLHVNLHVPSELSKLVARRMIRQKIRGKILFTASLTSFRAASNLSAYTTSKGAIVQFAKCCAVEWAQYGINVNCIGPGYVRTNMTTFHTSDEARETRILSKIPKGRWGTPEDFKGPVVFLCSAASDYVDGECLMVDGGFLALM from the coding sequence ATGTCGATTTTAgatcttttttctttaaAGGGGAAGGTTGTCCTTATTACTGGCGCCACTAACGGCATTGGCAAGGCCATGGCCCAGGCTCTGTACGAGGCAGGGGCGTCTGTGATTTTGACACACAGACCAGCAACCGATCCAGCCTCCACGGTGCAGTTTCTGCGTGATTCATATCCGGGATCGGAAGCCAAGATAGGCACTATCGAGGTTGACCTGGGTGAAGTAAAGATAGAGAACCTTGAAGCAGAAATTGTCAGGCCGGCTCTGGAATTGTCTCCTACAGGAGAAATAGACATTCTTATCAACAACGCTGGAATCACCAACCGCGAAACCATCGTGGACGCTTCTATTGAAGAGTACCACAAGGTGCTACACGTGAATTTGCACGTGCCGTCGGAACTCTCCAAGCTCGTTGCTAGACGGATGATCCGTCAGAAAATCCGGGGAAAGATCCTATTCACCGCCAGCCTGACGTCTTTCCGTGCCGCTTCCAACCTCTCAGCGTACACAACGTCTAAAGGAGCTATTGTACAGTTTGCAAAATGCTGCGCTGTTGAATGGGCCCAGTACGGGATTAACGTCAACTGTATTGGCCCGGGATACGTCCGGACCAATATGACGACGTTCCACACCAGCGACGAGGCCCGAGAGACCCGTATCTTGAGCAAGATTCCAAAAGGCAGATGGGGCACTCCAGAAGACTTCAAAGGCCCAGTAGTGTTTCTGTGTTCGGCAGCGAGCGATTACGTGGACGGAGAGTGTTTAATGGTGGACGGTGGATTTTTAGCTCTCATGTAA
- a CDS encoding putative protein serine/threonine kinase expressed at the end of meiosis — protein MSPEQFEVYEELGRGAFGVVYRAFDKDSRKMVAVKQVDLESADELNEIQQEIKILSTCQHANITRYYGCFLKGYKLWIIMEFLGGGSCSELLISGPFGEKAISYILHELLHALVYLHENGKIHRDFKAANVLLSLEGDVKIADFGVATQLSNNMSKRNTFVGTPYWMAPEIILHQPYTYSADIWSLGITAIELAYGKPPLSQYHPFDVLFRIAEDPAPELDSSFSKEFRNFVNICLNKESKQRPSAKELLKHPFVLAGAKVDRSEIVKLIKRKHEWDLETGNTEKRYYTPTLEEQTPPLFDITLKEEPSSTLKPEPSRKVPLSPIKRSSNENGDQELKKTLNRILNQSFNKINEKHNLSTSQYDQLVLFQKTMMESIALSPDEQYREVFCKYFKLVMKKIMTTDNEQLKDKLIPKNLEKERPRDEVEELLYTRWAESMIERWRKEH, from the coding sequence atgtCTCCCGAGCAGTTTGAGGTGTACGAGGAATTGGGCCGTGGAGCGTTCGGTGTGGTTTACCGTGCTTTTGACAAGGACTCCAGGAAAATGGTGGCTGTCAAGCAGGTGGATTTGGAAAGTGCGGATGAACTGaacgagatccagcaggaaaTCAAGATTCTGTCTACGTGCCAACATGCGAACATCACTCGCTACTACGGCTGTTTTCTTAAAGGATACAAGCTGTGGATCATTATGGAGTTTTTGGGTGGTGGATCCTGCTCAGAGTTGCTCATTTCTGGGCCATTTGGAGAAAAGGCTATTAGCTACATTTTGCATGAGCTGCTACATGCTCTTGTGTATTTACACGAAAACGGCAAGATCCACCGGGACTTCAAGGCTGCCAACGTGTTATTGAGCTTGGAAGGAGACGTGAAAATTgcagattttggagtcgCCACCCAATTGTCGAACAACATGTCCAAAAGAAACACTTTTGTGGGAACGCCCTACTGGATGGCCCCTGAAATTATTCTTCACCAGCCATACACATATTCCGCAGATATCTGGTCATTGGGTATCACAGCAATTGAACTAGCATACGGTAAGCCTCCTCTGTCTCAGTACCATCCGTTTGACGTGCTCTTTAGAATCGCTGAGGACCCTGCTCCGGAGCTGGACTCGAGTTTCAGTAAGGAGTTCAGGAATTTTGTAAACATTTGCTTGAATAAAGAGTCAAAGCAAAGACCGTCGGCCAAAGAACTCCTCAAGCATCCGTTTGTCCTTGCTGGCGCCAAGGTCGATCGCTCGGAGATAGTTAAGCTGATTAAGCGCAAGCACGAATGGGACCTTGAAACAGGCAACACCGAGAAACGCTACTATACACCTACTCTGGAGGAACAGACGCCTCCTCTATTCGACATCACGTTGAAAGAGGAACCTTCAAGTACGCTGAAGCCAGAACCATCCCGAAAAGTTCCGTTGTCGCCGATAAAACGCAGTTCCAACGAGAATGGGGAccaggagctgaaaaagacTCTTAATCGCATACTGAACCAGTCGTTCAACAAGATAAACGAGAAACATAACCTTTCGACCTCACAGTATGACCAGCTAGTGTTGTTTCAAAAAACCATGATGGAGTCAATCGCGCTCAGCCCGGATGAACAGTACCGAGAAGTGTTTTGTAAATatttcaagctggtgatgaagaaaataatgaCAACAGATaacgagcagctgaagGACAAACTAATACCCAAAAAtctggaaaaagaacgTCCTCGTGACGAAGTTGAAGAGCTGCTGTATACTAGGTGGGCAGAAAGTATGATCGAGCGCTGGAGGAAGGAACATTAA
- a CDS encoding endosomal cargo receptor, with product MFSRLLLLASLLAYVSATALTFALQPNEKACFYIFNQKPKANIGYYFAVQAGGSFDVDYTIKAPGGKVIAQEQKQRQGDYIFTADAIGEYEFCFSNEMSTFAEKVVDFEIRDDDDFKAALPNAPAENTAVEGMQSSVLRIESKLGQLSNTLQYYKTRNNRNQSTVKSTESRIFWFSIFDVVLMCSMAAFQVLVVKFFFQGSRKQLV from the coding sequence ATGTTCTCTAGACTGTTGCTTCTGGCCAGCTTGCTGGCTTACGTTTCAGCCACTGCGCTCACGTTTGCCTTGCAGCCGAACGAAAAGGCTTGTTTCTATATTTTCAACCAGAAACCAAAGGCTAATATTGGCTATTATTTCGCCGTCCAGGCCGGAGGTTCTTTCGACGTCGACTACACAATCAAAGCCCCTGGCGGAAAAGTGATTGCACAGGaacagaaacaaagacaGGGTGACTACATCTTTACAGCCGACGCCATCGGAGAGTACGAATTCTGCTTCTCGAACGAAATGTCCACGTTTGCCGAAAAAGTTGTTGATTTCGAAATCAgggacgacgacgacttcaAGGCCGCTCTTCCTAACGCACCAGCAGAAAACACTGCTGTTGAGGGAATGCAGTCGTCGGTCCTCAGAATCGAGTCGAAGCTCGGCCAGCTGTCCAACACTCTTCAATACTACAAGACCAGAAACAACAGAAACCAGTCGACTGTTAAGTCCACAGAGAGTCGTATTTTCTGGTTCTCCATTTTTGACGTCGTTCTTATGTGCAGCATGGCCGCATTCCAAGTGCTCGTTGTCaagtttttcttccaaGGCTCGAGAAAACAGTTGGTGTAA
- a CDS encoding Ubiquitin carboxyl-terminal hydrolase, with translation MSIEVNVKHAGKTYPVTVDLSENGLTFKHQIYSLTNVPPERQKVLLKGGQLKDDSDLKSFNLKPNQTIMVLGSADAPVDAPKQDVKFVEDLDPKDLNFNPNNEPSGLVNLGNTCYLNSSLQSLFAVEELRNRLEKYTKNGTGVEQNLVFHLKELFDKMSQRNKKITPLNFLTTMRLSFPQFSERDDSGFYKQQDAEEAYSQILSAILGQFSGLDQYFKIEFKTATRCLETSEDPVYGYEDAMKLACHITINTNFLKDGLMSNLKETIEKHNESLGRNSTYEITRKITRLPKYLNIHFVRFFWKRDTGKKSKILRKVQFPFQLDLIDLVDEGIKEDKAKIRDAIYKVEKQNEEESRAFKKTKKSADLTTREQYAQQKEELEKLRQKWTDNFKTALPDSYDPSSGENPSSLYELISVIAHQGSSADSGHYQCFAKDQQDPTGENWYKFNDDKVTVVSRDKIEALAGGGEGDSALILMYKAVGI, from the exons ATGTCGATTGAAG TGAACGTGAAGCACGCTGGAAAAACGTATCCTGTCACTGTGGACTTGTCGGAAAATGGATTGACGTTTAAACACCAGATCTACTCGCTGACCAATGTTCCACCTGAAAGACAGAAGGTGCTGTTGAAAGGTGGCCAATTGAAGGACGACAGCGATCTTAAGAGTTTCAATTTGAAGCCAAACCAGACAATCATGGTTTTGGGTTCGGCAGATGCGCCAGTGGACGCTCCAAAGCAAGACGTCAAGTTTGTGGAAGATTTAGATCCTAAAGACCTCAACTTCAATCCGAATAATGAGCCCTCAGGGCTGGTCAATTTGGGCAACACGTGCTATCTTAACTCGTCACTTCAGTCGCTGTTTGCGGTAGAAGAGCTAAGAAACCGTTTGGAAAAGTATACGAAAAACGGTACCGGTGTGGAGCAGAATCTTGTGTTCCACCTgaaagagctttttgataaGATGAGCCAACgcaacaagaagatcaCGCCATTGAACTTTCTTACAACCATGCGTCTTAGCTTTCCTCAGTTTAGCGAGCGAGATGATAGCGGGTTTTACAAGCAACAGGACGCGGAGGAAGCGTACTCCCAGATCTTGAGTGCTATTTTGGGGCAGTTTAGTGGATTGGACCAGTATTTCAAGATTGAGTTCAAGACGGCTACTCGTTGTTTGGAAACCTCTGAAGACCCCGTTTACGGCTACGAAGATGCGATGAAGCTAGCGTGTCATATTACCATTAACACTAATTTTCTGAAAGACGGATTGATGAGCAACTTGAAGGAAACCATAGAGAAACATAACGAGTCGCTGGGAAGAAACAGCACGTACGAGATTACTCGCAAAATCACACGTCTTCCTAAGTACTTGAACATACATTTTGTTCGGttcttctggaaaagaGACACCGGAAAGAAGTCGAAGATCCTGCGGAAAGTCCAATTTCCATTTCAATTGGACTTGATAGACCTTGTTGACGAGGGAATCAAGGAAGATAAGGCAAAGATAAGAGATGCTATTTATAAGGTTGAGAAGCAGAATGAAGAGGAGAGCAGAGCtttcaagaagaccaagaaaTCTGCAGATCTTACTACAAGAGAGCAATATGCTcagcaaaaagaagagcttgagaaACTTAGACAGAAATGGACAGACAACTTCAAAACTGCTCTGCCCGACTCATACGACCCTTCCTCTGGCGAAAATCCTTCGTCTCTGTATGAGCTGATCAGCGTGATTGCCCATCAGGGTTCATCTGCCGACTCTGGCCACTACCAATGTTTTGCCAAGGACCAGCAGGATCCGACGGGCGAGAACTGGTACAAATTCAATGACGATAAGGTGACTGTAGTGAGTCgcgacaagatcgaggcTCTCGCCGGTGGTGGAGAGGGTGACTCTgctctgattttgatgtACAAGGCCGTTGGAATATAA
- a CDS encoding Nucleoside transporter with broad nucleoside selectivity, with translation MMTISTLASASFNLYLSQKQKGADYRFRLNVGNMLQAAVFLLLTVSTFIKNKPAVLYFVYVMISVFVSSCATSFAQVGVLALVNLEGPIYANANVVGNAVAGVLPSISLIVSIFLSKTQSDRDREVSNYFFTSLCIEFLALSLIWITYRYKAKAGQFQMLSSDTTLELDDESTLEPEEEHVSFRELWHILKYVQITIFLTLSLTLTFPVFASNVLSDKIDKKYFVPIAFLLWNLGDLGGRVITASPWFVLEDQRKMIIYAALRVLFIPLFMMCNLQGRGGMFGDFIYLLLQLLFGLSNGQLFSSAFMTMGVLLTSDKEKKAAGGFTAFLINVALLFGSVVSYIFVYLVSA, from the coding sequence ATGATGACCATATCCACTCTTGCATCGGCATCTTTCAACCTGTACCTATCTCAGAAGCAGAAAGGTGCAGACTACAGATTCAGACTCAACGTGGGGAACATGCTGCAGGCAGCAGTGTTCCTGTTGCTTACCGTTTCCAcgttcatcaagaacaaacCCGCAGTGCTGTACTTTGTGTACGTGATGATCAGTGTTTTTGTCAGCTCCTGCGCCACATCGTTTGCGCAAGTTGGAGTGCTGGCTCTAGTGAATCTCGAGGGCCCCATCTACGCTAATGCGAATGTTGTGGGTAACGCGGTTGCAGGCGTGCTTCCATCCATCTCGCTGATTGTGTCTATTTTTTTGAGTAAGACGCAAAGTGATAGAGATAGAGAGGTCTCTAACTACTTCTTCACAAGTCTCTGCATAGAATTCCTTGCTCTCAGTCTGATATGGATCACGTATAGATACAAAGCCAAAGCTGGCCAGTTCCAGATGCTTTCCAGTGATACCACCTTGGAGCTAGACGACGAGTCAACGCTCGAGCCCGAAGAAGAGCACGTTTCCTTCCGCGAACTCTGGCACATTCTGAAATACGTCCAGATCACAATCTTCTTAACCTTGTCTTTGACCCTTACGTTCCCTGTTTTCGCCTCCAATGTGCTTTCAGACAAAATAGACAAGAAGTATTTTGTTCCCATCGCATTTCTCCTCTGGAACCTGGGCGATCTCGGAGGCCGTGTCATTACTGCGTCACCGTGGTTTGTACTCGAGGACCAACGCAAAATGATAATTTACGCGGCTTTGCGGGTCTTGTTCATCCCCTTATTTATGATGTGCAATCTACAAGGCAGAGGAGGTATGTTTGGCGATTTCATctatctgctgctgcagctaCTCTTTGGGCTTTCAAATGGACAGCTATTCTCCTCAGCTTTCATGACAATGGGCGTTCTGCTCACTAGCGAtaaagagaagaaagctGCCGGAGGATTCACCGCATTTCTCATCAATGTGGCCCTGCTTTTTGGCAGTGTCGTTAGTTACATTTTTGTGTATCTGGTGAGTGCATAG
- a CDS encoding Mitochondrial inner membrane magnesium transporter LPE10, with protein MFSRVPGPRGIRWFGSFRPLRNIDSFVLQRSLAPKLLAPSTNTVLFKCIVFDSNGKFKKIASDVKKAQLILKHDLLPRDLRKIDKGYDDIVPSILVRENSILLTILHIRALIKADSIVLFNYDQSFSSDQLISTLSQKLRNQSDDSLPYEIRALEAIFMNVIDNLNSEMKVHVTVVNGILKELESDVDMTKLKYLLLVSKKLQQFQQKATLIRDLIDEMLAHDDELVELYLTDKKIGHKRTAREHEEVEMLLESYSLHCDAIVQTVESSISNVRTTEEIINIILDSNRNQLMLLGLRFSICLLSFGSLLFIAGVYGMNLENIVEEKDYWFIIISTASLLISAVIFRKCTNRLNQLKRIQMSK; from the coding sequence atGTTCTCTAGAGTACCGGGCCCGCGAGGAATTCGCTGGTTTGGTAGCTTTCGGCCTCTTCGCAACATAGACAGCTTTGTTTTGCAGCGGTCGTTGGCACCCAAACTTCTCGCTCCTAGCACAAACACAGTTCTGTTCAAATGCATAGTCTTTGATTCGAACGGAAAGTTTAAAAAGATTGCATCTGATGTCAAAAAGGCACAGTTGATCTTGAAACATGACTTACTGCCCCGTGACCTCCGCAAAATTGACAAGGGCTACGATGACATTGTTCCTTCCATTTTAGTGCGAGAGAACTCGATTCTGCTCACCATCTTACATATCCGAGCGTTGATCAAAGCAGATTCTATCGTGCTATTTAATTACGACCAGTCGTTTTCCAGTGATCAACTGATTTCAACACTCTCACAGAAACTACGTAACCAATCAGATGATTCGCTTCCGTACGAAATTCGTGCCTTGGAAGCCATATTTATGAACGTGATAGATAACCTCAATTCCGAAATGAAAGTGCACGTCACCGTGGTAAATGGCATACTGAAGGAACTCGAAAGCGACGTTGACATGACCAAACTAAAGTACCTGCTACTGGTCTCCAAGAAATTGCAACAGTTCCAGCAAAAAGCCACTTTGATCAGAGACCTTATCGACGAAATGCTGGCccacgacgacgagctAGTGGAGCTGTATCTCAcagataaaaaaataggCCACAAGCGGACAGCGCGCGAACACGAAGAGGTAGAAATGCTGCTTGAATCGTACTCTCTGCATTGCGACGCTATTGTGCAGACTGTGGAGTCCTCCATAAGCAATGTACGAACTACAGaggaaatcatcaacatTATCCTCGATTCCAATCGAAACCAGCTCATGCTGCTGGGTTTGCGGTTCAGCATTTGTCTGCTGAGCTTTGGCAGCCTGCTATTCATTGCTGGTGTCTACGGCATGAATTTAGAAAACattgtggaagaaaaagacTACTGGTTTATCATTATATCCACGGCATCGTTGTTAATCAGCGCCGTGATTTTCAGAAAATGTACAAACCGCCTAAACCAGCTAAAGCGGATCCAAATGTCCAAATAA
- a CDS encoding Mitochondrial Fe-S cluster biosynthesis protein ISA2 (contains a HesB-like domain): MFGRLIRSSLRTMPLVSRPTLAFRYYSSPLVDFTKTKVQNQQFSDHNNMPLFVAITRSAAEKLNEIANEEQNDKLALRVQVESGGCHGFQYHLKLSDMNDFHPEDDSVFVRDGARVLIDKTSLEILRDSKIDYVHELIGSQFKVVDSPYTKTSCGCGSSFDFDFDKLNQTT; the protein is encoded by the coding sequence ATGTTCGGACGCTTGATTCGTTCCAGCCTGAGGACCATGCCTCTTGTAAGTCGACCAACTCTGGCGTTTCGCTACTACTCGTCTCCCCTAGTGGACTTCACAAAAACAAAGgtccagaaccagcagtTTTCCGACCATAACAATATGCCCTTGTTCGTCGCCATCACTCGATCAGCGGCCGAGAagctcaacgagatcgCCAACGAGGAACAAAACGATAAGCTTGCATTGCGAGTTCAAGTGGAAAGTGGCGGCTGCCACGGATTTCAGTATCACCTCAAATTATCGGACATGAATGATTTCCATCCCGAAGACGATTCCGTTTTCGTGCGAGATGGGGCCCGAGTTTTAATTGACAAAACAAGTTTGGAGATTTTACGAGATTCGAAAATCGATTACGTGCATGAGCTGATTGGCTCGCAATTCAAAGTGGTAGACAGCCCGTACACCAAGACGAGTTGCGGGTGCGGGTCCAGTTTCGACTTTGATTTCGATAAGTTGAACCAAACAACATAA
- a CDS encoding Zinc finger protein STP3, protein MLQDLIFPNSGLMLFRPIGSIIEVLSPWIRAVSSTESLFEQSFTVDKSLENSTVKKCAVDEFEYDFSEPNPMNWDLTDVLKQRNKRIASSSAVESSSDAMYYLADPEDDSSDEEDALGNEYTLDHEHFLHFQRLAQESLAARHAVTPLPTIKREDPVFSSSQSSLPRSSSNGSESTLVHSPTTSESDQDSYTCDICHVSLKLKSYLTRHMKKHRDMLPYKCPYHSANKEGDFKTSWAEYCGTICHPTGSFSRRDTLKMHLKARHFIYPMGTRFKDRNTAPGRCAGCFTEFPSNSEWIDKHVLNNSCPAFVMKYK, encoded by the coding sequence ATGTTGCAAGACTTGATTTTCCCCAACAGCGGCCTCATGCTGTTCCGGCCGATAGGCAGCATTATTGAAGTTCTTAGCCCATGGATTCGTGCCGTCAGCAGCACAGAGTCGCTTTTTGAGCAGTCGTTCACTGTGGACAAGTCCTTGGAAAACAGCACTGTCAAGAAGTGCGCAGTGGACGAGTTCGAGTACGACTTCAGTGAGCCAAATCCTATGAACTGGGACCTAACAGATGTCCTGAAACAACGCAACAAACGCATCGCATCGTCCAGTGCTGTCGAGTCCTCGTCCGACGCTATGTACTATCTCGCCGACCCAGAAGACGACTCTTCCGACGAAGAGGATGCCCTCGGAAACGAGTACACCCTCGACCATGAACACTTTTTACATTTCCAGAGGTTGGCGCAAGAATCTCTGGCTGCCCGCCATGCTGTCACCCCGCTCCCAACAATCAAGCGAGAAGATCCCGTGTTTTCTTCTTCGCAATCTTCGCTTCCAAGATCATCGTCTAATGGGTCTGAATCCACGCTTGTCCATTCGCCTACTACATCAGAGTCGGACCAAGACTCGTATACTTGTGACATCTGTCATGTTTCGCTGAAACTGAAGTCGTATCTCACAAGACATATGAAAAAACATCGCGACATGCTTCCATACAAGTGCCCTTACCACTCTGCCAAtaaagaaggagatttcAAGACCTCTTGGGCAGAGTACTGTGGAACCATATGTCATCCAACAGGTAGTTTTTCGAGAAGAGACACTCTCAAGATGCACCTCAAAGCCCGCCATTTTATTTATCCGATGGGCACCCGTTTCAAAGACAGAAACACCGCTCCAGGAAGATGTGCAGGCTGCTTCACTGAGTTTCCCAGCAACTCAGAGTGGATCGATAAGCATGTGCTGAATAACTCGTGTCCCGCGTTTGTAATGAAATACAAATAG